One window of the Acidobacteriota bacterium genome contains the following:
- the hisD gene encoding histidinol dehydrogenase, producing MARHFDAAKPQFDEVLTRFLAEDRGQGDDVFGVVRDILADVKKRGGAAVADQTAKFDGLQIDPSTLESDNVNLHALAAECPADLRAAIDFAHDRIAAYHGAQRPADHRFTDEAGIELGWRWTSLDSVGVYVPGGRASYPSSVLMNIVPARIAGVERIVMVAPAPKGELSPAVAYAALKAGVDEFYPIGGAQAVGALAYGAGALKPVDKIVGPGNAYVAEAKRQVFGLVGIDTIAGPSEILVIADSTANPDWIAADLLSQAEHDPSSQSILITVDEAVGKAVDAAVDKQLKTLATGERARESWVNHGAIIHVRDRLQAAEVANRIAAEHLELCIDDPDSLLPLIRHAGAVFLGHHTPEALGDYVTGSNHVLPTSRAARFSSGLGLYDFLKRMSVQRAGPHGLDVLAPAALRLAEAERLPAHARSVSIRTNRGGSDGH from the coding sequence ATGGCCCGCCATTTCGACGCTGCGAAGCCTCAGTTCGACGAGGTGCTGACGCGCTTTCTCGCCGAGGATCGCGGGCAGGGCGACGATGTGTTCGGCGTCGTGCGCGATATCCTGGCGGACGTAAAAAAACGCGGCGGCGCCGCCGTGGCCGACCAGACTGCGAAGTTCGACGGCTTGCAGATCGACCCGTCAACGCTGGAATCCGACAATGTGAACCTGCATGCGCTTGCCGCAGAATGCCCGGCGGACCTCCGCGCGGCGATCGATTTTGCGCATGACCGGATTGCGGCCTATCACGGCGCGCAGCGGCCGGCTGATCATCGGTTCACGGACGAAGCCGGCATCGAACTGGGCTGGCGCTGGACCTCGCTGGACTCGGTCGGCGTCTATGTGCCCGGTGGGCGGGCGAGCTATCCGTCGTCCGTGCTGATGAACATCGTCCCGGCACGGATTGCCGGCGTCGAACGGATCGTCATGGTGGCGCCGGCGCCCAAGGGCGAGCTGTCGCCAGCGGTGGCCTACGCGGCGCTAAAGGCGGGCGTGGACGAATTCTATCCGATCGGCGGAGCGCAGGCGGTCGGGGCGCTCGCCTATGGCGCGGGCGCGCTGAAGCCCGTCGACAAGATCGTCGGGCCAGGTAACGCCTATGTCGCCGAGGCAAAGCGGCAGGTGTTCGGCCTTGTCGGCATCGACACGATTGCCGGCCCGTCGGAGATCCTCGTGATCGCCGACAGTACCGCCAATCCGGACTGGATCGCCGCCGACCTCTTGAGCCAGGCCGAGCATGATCCGTCGAGCCAATCCATCCTGATCACTGTGGATGAGGCTGTGGGCAAGGCTGTGGATGCGGCTGTGGATAAACAGTTGAAAACGTTAGCGACGGGCGAGCGGGCACGGGAGTCGTGGGTCAATCACGGCGCCATCATCCACGTGCGCGACCGGCTGCAGGCCGCCGAGGTCGCCAACCGGATCGCGGCGGAGCACCTTGAGCTCTGCATCGACGACCCTGACAGCCTGCTGCCGCTAATCCGCCATGCCGGCGCAGTTTTCCTCGGCCACCACACGCCGGAAGCGCTCGGCGACTATGTGACGGGCTCCAACCACGTGCTGCCGACCAGCCGCGCGGCGCGGTTCTCGTCGGGGCTCGGGCTCTATGATTTTCTCAAACGGATGAGTGTCCAGCGGGCGGGACCGCATGGACTGGACGTGCTCGCGCCGGCGGCCCTGCGCCTTGCCGAAGCCGAACGCCTGCCGGCGCATGCGCGCTCGGTTTCGATCCGAACGAACCGGGGCGGGAGTGATGGGCACTGA
- a CDS encoding cytochrome P450, translating into MSIPIFGRLAVTVSHAASQDLLKDTDRFAVDARNAGNSSAFGLPLLPKSLKVLASNVLTMDDPDHRRLRKLVDGPFRRAAVGTLRAPIALQVSRLLDGMEAAGQTDLVNGLFRPLPLQVICDLLGLGENRKQLFALFDGIAAGSTFWGMVRAVFQIGPVQQFFGDEFARVRVEPRPGLITELVHAEADGDRMSEEELLAMVFVMFAAGHETTTHLMSCGLYTLLTEPGARDAVMTADEEGMGVLVDELMRYGGPVQMTKPRYVKADTEFHGKALKRGDKIMALLAAGNLDPAVFEAPLVFDPARRPNRHLGWGGGPHICLGLHLARLETEVALSQIFARYPRLRLAVPPEKLSWTARTGLRGVTAMPLHLN; encoded by the coding sequence ATGTCGATTCCGATATTCGGCAGGCTGGCGGTGACGGTGAGCCATGCCGCCAGCCAGGATCTCCTCAAGGATACCGACCGCTTCGCCGTCGACGCGCGCAATGCCGGGAATTCGTCTGCTTTCGGCCTGCCTTTGCTGCCGAAGTCCCTCAAAGTGCTGGCGTCCAACGTGCTGACAATGGACGACCCGGATCACCGGCGCCTGCGCAAGCTCGTGGATGGCCCGTTCCGGCGCGCGGCGGTCGGCACGCTGCGTGCGCCCATAGCGCTGCAGGTCAGCCGGCTGCTCGACGGGATGGAGGCGGCGGGCCAGACCGATCTGGTGAACGGCTTGTTCCGGCCGCTGCCCCTTCAGGTCATCTGCGACCTGCTGGGGCTGGGCGAGAACCGCAAGCAGCTGTTCGCGCTGTTCGATGGCATCGCGGCAGGCAGCACGTTCTGGGGGATGGTGCGGGCGGTCTTCCAGATCGGCCCCGTCCAGCAGTTCTTCGGGGACGAGTTTGCCCGCGTCCGAGTCGAGCCGCGTCCGGGTCTCATCACCGAACTGGTGCATGCCGAGGCCGACGGCGACCGGATGAGCGAGGAAGAATTGCTGGCCATGGTGTTCGTCATGTTCGCGGCGGGCCACGAAACGACGACCCATCTGATGTCGTGCGGCCTTTACACCCTGCTGACCGAACCGGGCGCCCGCGACGCGGTGATGACCGCGGACGAGGAGGGGATGGGCGTGCTGGTGGATGAACTGATGCGCTACGGCGGTCCGGTGCAAATGACCAAGCCGCGCTATGTGAAGGCCGACACGGAATTCCACGGCAAGGCCCTGAAGCGCGGCGACAAGATCATGGCCCTGCTGGCTGCCGGCAACCTCGATCCGGCCGTGTTTGAGGCGCCCCTCGTGTTCGACCCGGCTCGCCGACCGAACAGGCATCTGGGCTGGGGCGGTGGTCCGCATATCTGCCTCGGTCTGCACCTCGCGCGGCTCGAAACCGAGGTCGCACTGAGTCAGATCTTCGCGCGTTACCCGCGCCTCCGGCTTGCGGTTCCGCCTGAAAAGCTCTCATGGACAGCACGCACCGGGCTGCGAGGCGTCACGGCAATGCCATTGCACCTGAACTGA
- the murA gene encoding UDP-N-acetylglucosamine 1-carboxyvinyltransferase — MDRLHITGGTPLNGHISVSGAKNSALKLMVTCLLTDQPVELTNMPNLADTRFLAQLLESLGVEVYWPKGTSTCHLNAAELKSTIAPYEQVRKMRASFNVLGPLIARSGHATVSLPGGCAIGARPVDLHLKALETMGADLRVEGGYVKAAAIHGLKGAHINFSTVSVGATEHAMLTATLAKGETILENAAREPEIEDLANCLNTMGAQITGAGTPIIRIKGVEKLNGTSYPVMPDRIEAGTFAMAAAAAGGDVTLDGAPVEDLGALIGKLREAGVTVDADEAASTLRIRRNGSALKAVSLSTQPHPGFPTDLQAQFMALMCTAQGTSIIRETIFENRFMHAPELSRLGADIQVRGQEAVVKGVDHLTGAPVMATDLRASVSLVIAALAAEGETVVNRIYHLDRGFERLEAKLGGCGAKIERRSGEEE; from the coding sequence ATGGACAGACTTCACATCACGGGCGGCACGCCGCTCAACGGCCACATCTCCGTCTCGGGCGCCAAGAACTCGGCGCTCAAGCTCATGGTTACCTGCCTGCTGACGGACCAGCCGGTTGAGCTCACCAACATGCCGAACCTGGCAGATACGCGCTTCCTGGCGCAGCTGCTGGAATCGCTCGGCGTCGAGGTCTACTGGCCGAAGGGCACCTCGACCTGCCACCTGAACGCGGCCGAGCTCAAATCGACCATCGCGCCCTACGAGCAGGTGCGGAAGATGCGCGCCAGCTTCAACGTGCTGGGCCCGCTGATCGCCCGCTCCGGCCATGCGACCGTGTCGCTGCCCGGCGGCTGCGCCATCGGCGCCCGCCCGGTGGACCTGCACCTGAAGGCGCTGGAAACCATGGGCGCGGACCTGCGCGTCGAGGGCGGCTATGTGAAGGCGGCGGCCATCCACGGCCTCAAGGGCGCCCACATCAATTTCTCCACGGTCAGCGTCGGCGCTACCGAGCACGCGATGCTAACAGCGACGCTCGCCAAGGGCGAGACGATCCTCGAAAACGCCGCGCGTGAGCCGGAGATCGAAGACCTCGCCAATTGCCTGAACACGATGGGCGCGCAGATAACCGGCGCGGGCACGCCGATCATCCGCATCAAGGGCGTCGAGAAACTGAACGGCACGTCCTATCCGGTCATGCCGGACCGGATCGAGGCGGGCACCTTCGCCATGGCGGCCGCTGCTGCCGGCGGCGATGTCACGCTGGATGGCGCGCCGGTCGAAGACCTCGGCGCCCTCATCGGCAAGCTGCGCGAGGCCGGCGTGACCGTGGATGCAGATGAAGCCGCCTCCACGCTGCGCATCCGCCGCAACGGCTCGGCGCTCAAGGCCGTCAGCCTGTCGACCCAGCCGCACCCCGGCTTCCCCACCGACCTGCAGGCCCAGTTCATGGCGCTGATGTGCACCGCGCAGGGCACCAGCATCATCCGCGAGACGATTTTCGAGAACCGCTTCATGCACGCCCCCGAACTCTCGCGCCTCGGCGCCGACATCCAGGTGCGCGGGCAGGAGGCAGTCGTGAAGGGCGTCGATCACCTGACCGGCGCACCGGTGATGGCGACGGATCTCCGGGCCTCGGTATCGCTCGTGATCGCGGCGCTCGCGGCCGAAGGCGAGACGGTCGTCAACCGCATCTACCACCTCGACCGCGGCTTCGAACGCCTAGAAGCGAAACTCGGGGGTTGCGGCGCAAAGATCGAACGCCGATCTGGCGAAGAAGAATAA
- a CDS encoding GGDEF domain-containing protein codes for MQSGSTARTENPPSAPEASSQVVVRNAVKAFELIEKHRALPDPKTYSVWYAFVAGTDRALVDRVDHILSTKEKLPPEDVDTIYEEMIISRPSETAQRDIGEAMEKEIKDVLQIVQQSVRSSHDFQTSLNAIGATMPAELTGEELNVVFNKLVAENRRMAAKTLELRKGLSESQRQISSLNTELEEIQRQHMRDPLTSIANRRAFDKRLSEQIELAKRGGPGFCLALADIDKFKNINDTHGHQAGDQVLKSFAHLVSQNIKGQDMVARIGGEEFAIILPQTDVVAAHNLLIKIKHSLKSSYILIGERGEKVTGVTASFGIALFESGMTTTDLIGAADSYLYEAKNAGRDRVKAKGL; via the coding sequence ATGCAGTCCGGGTCCACCGCGCGAACCGAAAATCCTCCGTCTGCGCCCGAAGCCTCTTCGCAAGTCGTTGTTCGCAATGCCGTCAAGGCATTCGAACTGATCGAGAAACATCGCGCGTTGCCGGATCCGAAGACCTACTCGGTCTGGTATGCCTTTGTTGCTGGTACTGACAGGGCCTTGGTAGACCGTGTTGATCATATCCTTTCAACGAAGGAAAAACTTCCGCCCGAAGACGTGGACACAATCTACGAAGAGATGATCATTTCGCGGCCGAGCGAAACAGCACAGCGCGATATCGGCGAAGCAATGGAAAAGGAGATCAAGGACGTTCTCCAGATCGTGCAGCAGAGTGTTCGCTCCAGCCACGACTTCCAGACGTCGCTGAACGCCATCGGCGCGACAATGCCGGCCGAATTGACCGGCGAGGAATTAAATGTGGTCTTCAACAAGCTGGTCGCCGAAAACCGGCGCATGGCAGCCAAAACCCTCGAACTCCGCAAGGGCCTGTCGGAATCGCAGCGACAGATATCTTCGCTGAATACCGAACTGGAGGAGATCCAGCGTCAGCATATGCGCGATCCGCTGACGTCAATCGCCAATCGGCGCGCCTTCGACAAGCGCCTGTCCGAACAGATTGAACTGGCCAAACGAGGCGGACCGGGTTTCTGCCTGGCGTTGGCGGATATCGACAAGTTCAAGAACATCAATGACACGCATGGTCATCAGGCCGGGGATCAGGTGCTCAAGTCTTTCGCGCACCTTGTGTCGCAGAACATCAAGGGACAGGACATGGTGGCCCGTATCGGCGGAGAAGAGTTCGCCATCATCCTTCCGCAGACCGATGTTGTTGCGGCCCACAATCTACTCATAAAGATCAAGCATAGTCTGAAGAGCTCATATATACTGATCGGAGAGAGGGGAGAGAAGGTCACCGGCGTCACGGCTTCTTTCGGAATCGCCCTGTTTGAATCCGGAATGACCACCACCGATCTCATCGGAGCGGCCGACAGCTATCTCTACGAAGCAAAGAACGCGGGCCGCGACCGGGTGAAGGCAAAAGGTCTTTGA
- a CDS encoding sugar transferase, protein MLGDPRIGVAADDSYAPFQPRVAFSYSSVAAATEPASFQIEGIARSEVLPCAVDAPSVEFKPLDPKTGPELSDAVPLSEYQWSGPGRPEPYRRLLDIAVSLTLLIALGPLLLLAAAILRMRMGAEPLVTERRIGRFGKEIDLISFRTKMRGNPEGARFGRMLRRAGVSSLPMLLNVLRGDLSLVGPRPVSEHELPRYGLDVIYYLAARPGFTGAWRINRAAHAGQAGRDRADREYVRARTFTADLKFMLATLPATLIRKRAV, encoded by the coding sequence TTGCTCGGCGATCCAAGAATTGGCGTCGCGGCCGATGACAGTTACGCACCCTTTCAGCCCAGGGTCGCGTTTTCCTATTCATCCGTGGCCGCTGCAACCGAACCGGCTTCGTTCCAGATCGAAGGAATTGCGCGCTCCGAAGTCCTCCCTTGCGCGGTTGATGCACCCTCGGTCGAATTCAAACCGCTGGACCCGAAGACCGGCCCGGAATTGAGCGATGCGGTGCCATTGTCCGAATACCAATGGTCAGGACCCGGACGGCCTGAACCGTACCGGCGCCTATTGGACATCGCCGTATCCCTGACCCTCCTGATCGCTCTTGGGCCCCTGTTGCTGCTTGCTGCGGCAATTCTCCGGATGCGGATGGGCGCCGAGCCGCTTGTGACTGAACGGCGAATCGGACGTTTCGGGAAAGAAATCGATCTCATCAGCTTCCGGACGAAAATGCGCGGAAACCCCGAAGGTGCCCGGTTTGGCCGCATGTTGCGGCGCGCCGGCGTATCGTCGCTGCCGATGCTTCTGAACGTGCTGCGAGGCGACCTGAGCCTCGTGGGTCCTCGCCCGGTCAGCGAGCACGAACTGCCGCGTTACGGTCTGGACGTCATCTACTACCTTGCCGCGCGGCCGGGCTTCACGGGCGCCTGGCGCATCAACCGCGCCGCGCATGCCGGACAAGCCGGGCGAGACCGCGCCGATCGGGAATATGTTCGCGCACGAACATTCACGGCAGACCTGAAGTTCATGCTGGCGACCCTGCCCGCCACCCTCATTCGGAAGAGAGCCGTCTAG
- a CDS encoding LytTR family transcriptional regulator produces the protein MTSGDEPGTSGKQTFRLGPWGAIALVSIPIILVNATSQIIDLRSAGLSFELFEPFLWETSSAAILVLLAPLVGLAVRRWPLDGPGVWASLAVHAGLTLPFAAAHVFALYVVRTGTYLLLDKSYDFFRGGIGLTFIYEWRKDIISYAIFAAVFAAAMWLERRRNSPSSPSEPPDRIEVRDGGKTLFLAPSDILYLEAAGNYVEIHTAAAVHLVRGTLAAWDTRLNGLGFARIHRSRLVNRAHIAAMTPTGSGDFEVMLSSGKSLQGSRRFRTSLA, from the coding sequence GTGACGAGCGGCGACGAACCGGGGACAAGCGGCAAGCAAACTTTCCGGCTGGGGCCGTGGGGCGCGATCGCGCTGGTGTCCATCCCGATCATCTTGGTCAACGCCACCTCGCAGATCATCGACCTGCGCAGCGCCGGCTTGAGCTTTGAGCTGTTCGAACCGTTCTTGTGGGAGACCTCCAGCGCGGCAATCCTCGTACTGCTCGCACCGCTCGTCGGCCTCGCGGTGCGCCGTTGGCCGCTCGATGGCCCCGGCGTCTGGGCATCCCTCGCCGTCCACGCGGGTCTCACCCTGCCCTTCGCGGCTGCCCACGTCTTCGCGCTCTACGTCGTCCGGACCGGCACCTATCTGCTTCTCGACAAGTCATACGATTTCTTCCGGGGCGGCATCGGGCTCACGTTCATCTATGAATGGCGCAAGGATATCATCTCCTATGCCATCTTTGCGGCCGTTTTCGCCGCCGCCATGTGGCTGGAACGCCGCCGCAACAGCCCGTCCTCGCCGTCTGAACCGCCGGACCGGATCGAAGTTCGCGACGGGGGCAAGACGCTTTTCCTTGCCCCGTCGGACATTCTCTACCTCGAAGCGGCGGGCAATTATGTCGAGATACACACGGCCGCTGCGGTGCATCTCGTCCGAGGCACGCTTGCAGCCTGGGACACCCGGCTCAATGGTCTTGGTTTCGCCCGCATCCATCGCTCGCGGCTCGTCAACCGGGCGCATATCGCCGCGATGACACCGACCGGATCGGGAGATTTTGAAGTGATGCTGTCGAGCGGCAAGTCGCTGCAGGGCAGCCGCCGGTTCCGGACTTCGCTCGCCTGA
- the maf gene encoding septum formation protein Maf, whose product MPGRPPLILASASPRRLELLAQVGIVPDKVAPTDIDETRRKDEAPRALAERLAREKAAACTEAGFVLAADTVVALGQRNLEKAADAPEAEAFLRLLSGRSHQCITGVAVRAPDGRIAARTVLARVKMKRLTEGEITTYVASGEWKGKAGGYGIQGMAGGFVTSINGSYTAIVGLPLYETRMLLEGMGWRNA is encoded by the coding sequence ATGCCGGGCCGCCCGCCGCTCATCCTCGCGAGCGCGAGCCCCCGGCGCCTGGAACTCCTCGCGCAGGTCGGCATCGTACCCGACAAGGTTGCGCCCACCGACATCGACGAGACCCGCAGAAAGGACGAGGCGCCGCGCGCCCTGGCCGAACGGCTGGCGCGCGAGAAGGCCGCTGCCTGCACCGAAGCCGGGTTTGTTCTGGCGGCCGATACGGTCGTGGCCCTCGGTCAGCGAAATCTCGAGAAGGCGGCCGACGCTCCGGAAGCTGAAGCCTTCCTGCGCCTGCTCTCCGGTCGGTCGCACCAGTGCATCACCGGCGTGGCGGTGCGCGCTCCGGATGGTCGCATTGCCGCTCGGACTGTGCTTGCGCGGGTGAAGATGAAGCGGCTGACCGAGGGCGAAATTACCACCTACGTCGCGAGCGGCGAATGGAAAGGCAAGGCCGGCGGCTATGGCATCCAGGGCATGGCGGGCGGCTTCGTGACGTCTATCAACGGCAGCTACACCGCCATCGTCGGCCTGCCGCTTTACGAGACACGCATGTTGCTGGAAGGGATGGGCTGGCGGAACGCCTGA
- a CDS encoding VOC family protein encodes MFSHVTLGTNDWARAKPFWDAVSGVLGLPVLFAYDGGVAYGPAAGPKIFIGPTFDGRPAANGNGTHVAFLAKDRATVDAFHAAALTHGGTDEGPPGPRPHYHPNYYGAYVRDPDGNKLQAVCHAAPM; translated from the coding sequence ATGTTCAGCCATGTCACACTCGGAACCAATGACTGGGCCCGCGCCAAGCCATTCTGGGACGCCGTCTCCGGCGTGCTCGGACTGCCGGTCCTGTTCGCTTATGACGGCGGAGTCGCCTATGGCCCGGCTGCGGGGCCGAAGATCTTCATCGGTCCGACTTTCGACGGCCGGCCAGCCGCCAACGGCAACGGCACGCACGTCGCCTTCCTCGCCAAGGACCGCGCCACGGTGGATGCCTTCCACGCTGCCGCCCTCACCCATGGCGGCACAGATGAGGGCCCGCCCGGTCCGCGGCCGCACTACCATCCGAACTATTATGGCGCTTACGTCCGCGACCCCGACGGCAATAAGCTCCAGGCCGTCTGTCACGCGGCGCCGATGTAA
- a CDS encoding DUF2948 family protein, translated as MTDPKALRLFTEEAEDLNIIAAAVQDAVVKAGNLKYEQKKRRFGLELNRYRWETAPARKGEQGERVRALLAFDGVLGVKTRAVTKTDPELILSLLSVTFTPDAEPPGGKITLLFAGDGEIELTVEALDASLIDSDYVWPTRHVPSHERRKR; from the coding sequence ATGACCGATCCGAAAGCGCTGCGCCTTTTCACGGAAGAGGCCGAGGACCTGAACATTATCGCGGCGGCCGTGCAGGACGCGGTCGTGAAGGCGGGCAACCTCAAGTACGAGCAGAAAAAACGGCGCTTCGGGCTGGAGCTGAACCGATACCGCTGGGAGACGGCGCCGGCGCGCAAGGGCGAGCAGGGCGAGCGCGTGCGGGCGCTGCTGGCGTTTGACGGCGTGCTGGGCGTGAAGACGCGGGCGGTGACCAAGACCGATCCCGAACTCATCCTCTCGCTGCTGAGCGTGACCTTCACGCCGGACGCCGAGCCGCCGGGCGGCAAGATCACGCTGTTGTTCGCCGGCGACGGCGAGATCGAACTGACGGTGGAGGCACTTGATGCCTCACTCATCGACAGCGACTACGTCTGGCCGACCCGTCACGTGCCGAGCCACGAACGGCGGAAGCGGTAG
- a CDS encoding acyltransferase, whose product MTQRRFDLDWLRITAFALLILYHCGMFYVTWDWHVKSSRASDAIEPLMMLTSPWRLSLLFLISGAATRFMADKMKTGAFLGARMWRLWPPLLFGMFVIVPPQSYYEILEAYQAMGQPLGPVLDNFYVKYATASGGWCDADGCLTTPTYNHLWFVAYLILYTLALAILLPLLRRLPVKPLARLVSGPGLFLTPWIFLTVCRLTLFPLFGETHDFREDTYLHVVYFAVFLFGFAIAKYEPFFEAAVRMRWTALGIAVVSWAALVTYFQLATDTPPEWLRQTFRAVREAEAWGAILAAIGFFHLHLATRDGPIRRTLSEAIFPFYIIHQTLIVVLGHYLDDFRLPLAIEATLLVSGTAAGCWAFYELARRTGPLRVLFGLSPPGRPAVLQPA is encoded by the coding sequence ATGACCCAACGCCGATTTGACCTCGACTGGCTTCGCATCACGGCCTTCGCCCTGCTGATCCTTTATCATTGCGGCATGTTCTACGTGACTTGGGACTGGCACGTGAAATCGAGCCGGGCCAGTGACGCGATCGAGCCGCTGATGATGCTGACGAGCCCGTGGCGGCTCTCGCTGCTTTTCCTCATCTCGGGCGCGGCGACCCGTTTCATGGCGGACAAGATGAAAACCGGCGCCTTCCTCGGGGCCCGGATGTGGCGCCTGTGGCCGCCCTTGTTGTTCGGCATGTTCGTGATCGTGCCGCCGCAATCCTACTATGAGATTTTGGAAGCCTATCAGGCCATGGGCCAGCCTCTCGGGCCGGTGCTGGACAACTTCTATGTGAAGTACGCAACCGCTTCGGGCGGCTGGTGCGATGCAGACGGGTGCCTGACGACGCCGACCTACAACCACCTCTGGTTCGTCGCCTACTTGATCCTCTACACCCTGGCGCTGGCCATTCTGTTGCCGCTGTTGCGGCGGCTGCCGGTAAAGCCGCTGGCGCGGCTGGTATCCGGACCAGGGCTGTTCCTGACGCCGTGGATATTCCTGACGGTGTGCCGGCTGACATTGTTTCCGTTGTTTGGCGAGACGCACGATTTCCGGGAAGACACTTACCTGCACGTCGTCTATTTCGCGGTGTTCCTGTTCGGTTTCGCGATTGCGAAGTATGAACCCTTCTTCGAAGCGGCGGTGCGGATGCGCTGGACGGCCCTCGGCATCGCGGTTGTCAGCTGGGCAGCGCTTGTGACCTATTTCCAGCTTGCCACGGATACGCCGCCCGAATGGCTGCGCCAGACGTTCCGGGCGGTGCGCGAAGCGGAGGCCTGGGGCGCAATCCTCGCCGCAATTGGCTTCTTCCACCTGCATCTTGCCACCCGCGACGGCCCGATCCGCCGCACGCTCTCGGAGGCGATCTTCCCATTCTATATCATTCACCAGACACTGATCGTCGTGCTGGGCCATTACCTGGACGACTTCCGGCTGCCCCTCGCGATCGAGGCAACCCTGCTGGTCTCGGGCACAGCGGCCGGGTGCTGGGCGTTCTACGAGCTCGCCCGCCGGACCGGGCCGCTGCGGGTGCTGTTCGGCCTTTCCCCTCCCGGCCGGCCTGCCGTGCTTCAGCCGGCCTGA
- a CDS encoding nitroreductase family protein: MHTVDAIHSRRSIRAYQDRPVDRHMIEEIVWDAAQAPTPPVSGDEPFTFIVVEGAERVALFGMQALQYVRETRPPGPGYDWLDRDDFSVFFNAPAVIVICAQADEGGQAAQDCSRAGQNLMLSAQARGLGTCWVGSPMDWLRDPDTKARLAIPENLTPFAAFTLGYPQGTPTGHPRDRPPTIWAP, translated from the coding sequence ATGCACACGGTTGATGCCATCCACAGCCGCCGCTCGATCCGGGCCTATCAGGACCGCCCGGTCGACCGCCACATGATCGAGGAAATCGTCTGGGACGCGGCACAGGCGCCCACGCCGCCGGTCAGCGGCGACGAGCCTTTCACATTCATTGTAGTGGAAGGCGCCGAGCGGGTTGCCTTGTTCGGCATGCAGGCGCTCCAATACGTCCGCGAGACGAGGCCGCCGGGGCCCGGGTATGACTGGCTGGACCGGGACGACTTCTCGGTGTTCTTCAATGCGCCGGCGGTGATCGTCATCTGCGCCCAGGCGGATGAAGGCGGCCAGGCGGCGCAGGACTGCAGCCGTGCGGGGCAGAACCTGATGTTGTCGGCGCAGGCGCGAGGGCTTGGAACCTGCTGGGTGGGCTCTCCGATGGACTGGCTGCGCGACCCGGACACCAAGGCAAGGCTTGCGATTCCCGAAAACCTGACGCCCTTCGCCGCATTCACGCTCGGCTATCCGCAAGGCACGCCAACTGGCCATCCCCGGGATCGGCCGCCCACGATCTGGGCGCCCTGA
- a CDS encoding UPF0262 family protein: MGTDRLIAVHIDEDTLGASGPDAEHERRVAIFDLIEENSFAVTGQSRGPYVLSLSQAERRLVFAIRNEAGEDVHTYILSLGPFRGVIRDYFMICDSYYDAIRTQTPHQIEAIDMARRGIHNEGSELLKERLEGKIDIDHTTARRLFTLICALHAGQGRAPGT, encoded by the coding sequence ATGGGCACTGATCGCCTGATCGCAGTCCATATCGATGAAGACACGCTCGGGGCTTCCGGTCCGGACGCTGAGCACGAGCGACGCGTGGCGATTTTCGACCTGATCGAGGAGAACAGCTTCGCGGTGACGGGCCAGTCGCGAGGTCCCTACGTCCTGTCGCTCAGCCAGGCTGAACGCAGGCTGGTCTTTGCAATCCGCAACGAAGCGGGCGAGGACGTGCATACTTACATCCTGTCCCTCGGCCCCTTCCGGGGCGTCATCCGCGATTATTTCATGATCTGCGACAGCTATTACGACGCCATCCGCACACAGACTCCGCACCAGATCGAAGCCATCGACATGGCGCGCCGGGGCATCCACAACGAAGGCTCGGAGTTGCTGAAGGAGCGCCTTGAAGGCAAGATCGATATTGATCACACAACTGCTCGCCGCCTGTTCACCCTGATTTGCGCCTTGCACGCAGGCCAGGGCCGTGCACCCGGCACCTGA
- the infA gene encoding translation initiation factor IF-1 has protein sequence MSKEELIEFEGTVVELLPNATFRVKLENDHEIIGHTAGKMRKNRIRVLAGDKVMVEMTPYDLTKGRITYRFK, from the coding sequence ATGTCGAAAGAAGAACTCATCGAATTTGAGGGTACGGTAGTGGAACTGCTGCCGAACGCGACGTTCCGCGTGAAACTTGAGAACGATCACGAAATCATCGGGCACACCGCCGGCAAGATGCGCAAGAACCGCATCCGGGTGCTGGCCGGTGACAAGGTCATGGTTGAAATGACTCCCTACGACCTGACCAAGGGCCGTATCACCTACCGCTTCAAGTAA